CCCTTGGCAGCTGCAGCTTGGGTGCAAGCTGTGATCAGAGCTGGGGTATTAATGGCTGGGGTCTTGGAGGACACTTCAAAGCTGTGGGTGTCCCTAGATCCCTAGTGCCCTCAGGAGTTTTCCCTACCTAGAGCTGGGCTGGGGCCCAGCCTGGGCAGGAGAAGACAGACCCAGCTGTGTCTTTCCCTGACAGAGCTGGGTGCACATGCGTGAGGGTGTGTTGGGGGAACTGTCACCATTTTGGAGTTGCACCTTCCTGGCAATGGGGACAGGATATATCAGCCCTCTTGAAGATTAAAACCTGCTCCCAGGACAGCCTAATGCCCAAGGTGGCCAGTGGCCATCACCCAGGCCCACCCAACAGAGTCACCAAGCACAGCCAGATAAACCACCCggatttgggttttttgatTAAACCAAAGAAATTAGTTCAACAGCATCTTTAAGCCTCTGGGCTCAAATTAGGCCTATCCCTTGCCGTTGAGCCGTCCAGCTTGGGGTCAAGCACAGTGCTCAGCTTCCAGCAAAGGCAAGAGGGAAGGTTTGCTGGGGACCCTGGAGATTTGGCCCTCGAATCCTCTCCCAGCACAGCCTGGCCACTCTCAGCTCAGGGCCGCGGCTCTGTGTGCGGCTGGGGATTATTCTTTTAATCAGACTCTGTATGGGAAATTGCTTGCGTATAGATTACAGGAGCAAGGCACATCCTCCTGGCCGCGGGAAGGCCCTGGCCATGGACTGACTCACAAGCAATCTCCACGTCTCGGTGGAACACGGATTAACAGGGGCACGGGGGTACgtgttcctctgtgtgtgtgtcagcCCAGTGTCTTGTCTCCCTTCCAGTCTTTCAACCCTTGATTGAGTTTTTCCAGCTAATCCTCTTGCATCCCCTACACTGGATTCTCACACCTCCAACCCTGCCAAGCAGACAGGGGTGGCTCTTGAGCACCCATGGGCCCACAGCACAGGGCTCCCACAGCTGGATCCAGCCCTGTGGGCACTGTGTTCTGCCAGGGACCTGTGCAAGGGGGCTACAGGGAGGCCAGAGGAGCATCACTAGCAGCTCCATTGCTAATGGGCCTCTCTGATGGTAGGAGGGGCATTTTGGCCTGGCTTCTACCCACTCTCGGCACTTCTCAGTTGGACCCTGGGAGCACCTGGACTCTGTTGACTCCTTCCAAGTCCACATTGCCCAGCTCTGTCATCTTGAGGCCCCATCTGGGCTCATCTTGCTGAGTCCAAGGACTTATGTTGCCCTCTCCTAGGGCTTCCTTTGCACCCGCTGGCTCCACCTGGAACCCCCTGGGGTGTCCCATGACCCTGTGGTCCCCCCATGCCACCATCCCTGCCCTAAGGCAGTgggtgctgcagggagctgcaagCATGCAAGTCACCTCAAGGCTGTCCTGGGTTTCTGGGCCCACCTGAAATCTGTCCCCTAAGGCTGGCAGCACCTTTGGGTGCAGAGAGCAGTGCAAGAAGGTCTTGCCACACAAGTGTCTGTGGCTTCCTCTCCTAATGCCTTAATCCGTCCCTGATCCGCAGGAGCCCCTGGGGCAGCCGATCCCGCTGACCTTGCAGTCAGCAGCCCCTGGGCAGGGACCTGGTGGCGCTGGGCACTGCAGGGACCTTGGGGTGCCACGTAGCCACCCACCCATGGCCACCTTTTTCACCACAGCCTTGAAGAGCTTCAGAGGGACTGAGGAAGAGCCCAAGGAGCCCCCCAAGGATGGGAAGGCAGCTACTCTACCCAACGGCATGGCCCGTGAGGAGTTTGAGGAGTACCAACGGCAGCTACTGGAGGAGAAGTAAGGCTTTGCTGGGGGCACCAGTCTCTTCGGGGTAGCAATGTCAGTGCCAGTAGTGTCAGTGAAGTCCCCCATGCACTAGGAAGGACCAGGCCTGGGGTTCCCCTGTCTCTCTGCCTGCTTCCCAAGGtcctgggcgggggggggggggggagcgtgGCAGCCTGTCCCAGAGGCGGGAAGGGGAGAGGGCGGAGGCAGTGAGAACGAGGGGCAGGAGCAGCATGGGCGCAGGGCAGGGGGGGTCGCTGTGCCTCTCAGAGGCTCTTTCTCAGGGTTCAGCGTTGCCCTATGGCCATGGGTTTTGGCACAGGGTAGGGCCAGCAATTTGGCTCcgctggagggggcagggggcacCCTGGGTGTTACCGCCCTGGAGCAGCAGGTGCCCACCACTGCTGTCACCCCGGCATTCATGGCTCCAAGGGACCGCACAGGCCATCATGGGCTTGCGCTGAGGTCCTACTTCCCTGTGTCCTCATGATCTGGGGACCTGCTAGCCCAGTGTCAGGGAGGTGAGAGGCCACGGGGGAAGGAGCAAGTCCCTCTAGAGAGGAGCTTCCTTGAGCATCTCCACCAGGCACTGGGGCTGGAGGGGCACTGTGGGTGCCCTGCCCTGAAAGCCCCCAGTTGCAACCCTCACACGGTGCCTTTGCACCCTTCTGGCCTCACCTCCAGACCACAGCTACCACGGCCACATGGCGGGCAGGGGATGGGGAGCTGGGACCAGGCAGACACAAGGCATCACTGGGACTCGGCCACAGCTGCCGTGACAGCGTTGTGCTTTCCGCTGCAGGATAGAGCGGGACAAGGCCTTTGCTCACAAGAAAGCAGAGCGGGCCACCGTGCGGATGCACCTGCGTGACAAGTACCGCCTGGCCCAGGTAAGGCTGGACCCCAGCCATCCTCAGCGGGATGCTGCCCCTGCCTCGAGGCACTGCCATCCCGGGAGGTCCCAGACCCTCAGCCCTGTAGGACAACCCTGGGCCGGATGGCTGCCGGGTCTCCCCATGGCGCCCCGGGACGGGAGGTGATTCCTGAAGAGGGCAGCAAACAGCTGCTGTCTCCATCCCTCCTGTCTGCCCGTACGCAGTGTGAAGCTGGCACCGGACAGCTCTGGCATCCTTACAAGCATCCCACATCTCCAGGAGCCCCAGAGCCAGGGAGCATCCAGAGCAACCATGAGGGCTGCCCCAGGGCTAGGAGGCACCAGGGTTTGGCTGCAGCCCTGACACCGTCTCCTCTTTGCAGGATGAGCGGGACGATGCCCAGTTGCATGTGGCAGGCGGCTCTGTGGAGCTGCCGGAGGAGCTGGCCGCCATGGTGCgaagtgaggaggaggaggaggaggaggaagatggggTGCTCTCCTTTCTGACGAAGCTGCGTGAGGTGGATTTCCAGGCGCTGAGAGGCCGGGCACAGGACACCGTGGAGGAGGTGAAGGAGAAATGCTCCATGATGTAGCACCAGGCTGCCTGCTCTAGACTGGATGCCCCTCCCACCTATGGGTGCTGGTGATCTGATGGCCAGTGGATGAGACCTGCTTCATCAGGGCTCAGCCCCAGCTCCACAAATCCCCTGAGGCTCCTAAATTCCCCTAAATTCCTTACTGAACCCTTAGGGAACTGATAGGACATAGATACTAGAGATGCCTGGGGTTTTGTCACATGCTAGCGGTGGGCACAGGGTACCACTGGCTCTCCCCACACCCAGCAGGACACTGATGGTCCTCCAGCCtgcaagctgctccccagccctctACTCTGCCAGGGATGCTGGCCCCAGCCCTGACATCCCATCTGTGGGTGATGGGGTGAGCGGCAGCAAGTGGGTGTGTGTCCCGTGTGGGTGTCCTTGGCCAAGTGCCCAGGCGGACAGAGGTGACTGGGTCTAGGCTTGGTGCGCTGGCCCCAAGAACAGCCATCCGTCACGCTGGTCTCCAGACATGGGTCCTGCAGCCCTCATCCTGCCCCTAGCCACcgctttttcttcttcagaaacatTCCCAGACATCACTGGTTTTGCCTGCTAAGACGACACGGTGTCCTGGGCGGGTGCCAGGACATCTGGGTCCTGTGCagccaggcgctgctgggcacctCCCTTCCCGCGAtgtgcccagctctgctctcgCGTGAGCTCCCTGGGACGGGGCTGTCCCAGCGTCTGTCCACCCAGGGCAGACAGCAGGCCCTGCTGCTCCCGCCAGCCCCCTTTATTGCTAGGAAGCGCCTTTGGAGCCTCTCTCGCCGTTCGGCTCAATAAAGGTGGCGTTTGCCAGGACCTGGGTGTTGTTTCTGCAGTAGCTATTGCCCCGCCTGGGGCATCCCTCGGGATCCGCGCTGGAACGGCTCGTGGCAACGGGCGGCAATCCTGCTCCAGCATGGGGGTCCCTCGCTGCTCAGCACCTCAAAGCCAGGCAGCAAGGGGATCCCTTCGAAGGATGGCTAGATTATCCCGCGCATCCTGGGGTTATCTACTAGGCCAGAGCTCCCCTTTTATGAGCATTTAGCAGGTAGCATGAGCTTAAATGCTGCCTCGCAGACACCCGGCCCCGgaaggctgcaggctgctgagATCACTAATACCTGCTTATTTTAGTGAGGTCTAATCTGCCTGAATCGCCTGTCCCCGAGGACTAAGCTAGCTGAACCCTTGTAAAATGTACCACCAGGACTGGCCCCAAACGGCACCTCccagccggggccggggcccgggggAGTCACGCTGTGTTTGCATGAAAGAAAAGACGCTTCGAGCTGCCCCAGCCCAGGGGCCTCCGTCCTCCCCACGCCAGGGCCATCTGCTCCGGAAAGGCCTGCCGGGACGTCGCTCCCTTCAGGATTTCCACAGCTCCCGCGGCGCCTGGGACCGACGACAGGGGCAGGAGGTGGTGCCCGAAGGCAGCGAGCCGCCGGATGCAGCAGACCCCAGGCCTGGGCAGGACGTTTCTTGCTGGCTTCTGGTAGCCACCAGTGTGAGCACGACTGTCTCGTAGCCGGCGCGGAGGATATCGGAGCTGGCAGGGGACAGAGCGGTGTCAGGCAGGAACCAGTTCTGTCCCCAGCCAAGACACTTGCTCATGGCAAGTCCCCGCTCCACGTCCGTAATCTCTTCCTACCTGGCACCTGGGTTTGCAATGCAGGGTGAAGTATTCTTAGCCCACAAAGCCCAGGAGGAGAAGGGCAGAAAGGGCCCGAGGTCCAGGCAGCCCTGGATCCCCTTGTGGATCCCAACGGAGAGATTTCTGGAGCTGCAGTCAGGAATTTGGGGGAGGGTGGAGGTCCTCTCTAGGGTGAGGCAGGAATGGTGCAGCCGAGCTCATCACTGCCACGAGAGCTACAAGCCTCAGATTTCCTGCCAGGAGCAACTCAGCGCCTGCCTGAgtgctccagctccagctccagctccagcaagGAGGTTCCCAAGTGCACGGGGTACTCAGCCCCATGgggaaaggggcaggaggcACCAGGGGGCAGCACGGTCCCCGAGGCTGCACGAGGCGCTGGGGTGAGCCCACGGCAGCGCCCGGGCTCGCTGGGAGGACCCCGCGCAGGCGCCGCTGCTCCCAAGCGGGTGCCGGAACGGAGATTCCCCCGGCCGGTCCGAGGGGCCGGTGACCACGGAGGCATCGCATGTCGCACGGCTGGAGCACGGCGGGGCCTCGACCCCCGGGAGCCTTCTCGTTCCCACCACCCCTGCCATCCCTCCCATCCCTGCATCCCTCCCATCCCTGCATCCTTCCCACCCCTGCCATTCCTCCCATCCCTGCTGTCCCTGCCGCTCCTGCCATCCTTGCTTCCCTCCGTCCAGCCTTTCCACCCGTCTTGCAAAATCTCCAGTCTCGGGACACAAATCAAGCTCCGTCGAACGCAACGGGGCCGCATAGCTGCCAGTTCCCGAGCCGGGGCCTGGGTGGGACCCGCTGGAGCCCCCTTTCCACGCCACGTCTCTGCCaccccgcgggggccgggccaGGACAGGGCGGGTGCTCAGCAGCGTCGGCACCGCTTGGGGCCCCGCGCGCTGGGGTGGCCACGAAGGGCTGcggccccccggctcccccccggccccagcgcAGCGGTGTTCCCGGCGCTCGCGTCCTCGTGGCCCAGGTGAGCGATGCTGGGAGCCCGGGGCGCTGCCACCCGAAACGAGCATTTTGCAGGGGAGCCGGGGGGCTCGCAGGGCCCGGCCCCACCGGGACGCCCCTCGCTGCCCCCCGACCCCCACCCTGGTGCAGGCTCCTCCATCCCTGCGCAGGCTCCAGGGCCACAGCGCcagctcccagtgctcccagtggGGCGGCACGGGGGCTCCCAGCACAGGCTGGGCCCGGGCCGGCGGCACCGACGGCAGTGGCAGTGGGGGGGGGATTCGGGTCAGGACCCTCCACCAGGTCTCCCTGGCTAATCGTCCTGTGTCCCCCCCTCCCTGCGCTGCCACCTGCCTCCCGCTCGACACCTTTTTGGGtcactgctgcctcctccccgcctgCCCAAGGCCTCTTAATGAACTAAAAAAGTGATAAATCCCGGCCGAGCTGGTCACGTGaggccggcggcccccggccgcccccggccctgACCCCCGCCTCCGGCCCCACCGCCCCGGTAAGCTGACGCAGCGTCTCTAAGCGTTAGCAGCTTTGCCTCCTAATAGGATTAGGGAGGTTTAAAACTGTCATTTGAGTGAACTAAACCCCCTGATACTCTGCATTGCACCTTCTTAACCAATTTGCCTTCAATTAGGGTAATTGGGAAACTAGCAAAGAAGTatagcattaatattttaaagtgatgaAGCGATTACAGGCCTCGGACGAGGAAGCAAATCAATTTGCTATCTGCTCCTAAAAGGCAATTATAATCATTTGTCAAATAAGCCTGCTGGCCTCCCCTCCTCCCGAGCGAGCCAACACCTTAAGGCGGTtagcggggccggcggcgcgcgcgcggccccggtGCGTAAATCCAAatcccggccgggccgggcagggcagCTGGGCAGGGCTCTGCCCCCCGGCTCCGAAAAGCAGCCGGCCGGGGGCTCCCCGAGCGTGGCatcctgccccacggccccgcggccccgcgcggagACGCCGGCCGAGCGCCGCAGCCTTCGCGGGCGGCgggaagagtttttttttttttcggaaGAAAGTCGAAGCTTTCGGGAAAGCAAGGGGCAAAGTGAGGCCGAGCGAGCGGCCGAGGGACCCgctggggcggcggggggaggcccGGGGGGGAGCCCCGGGATGACCTGAGCTCCAGCACGTGCGGCACCGGGCACCCAGCACACATCACCCAGCCGCACCAGGGCTGGAGGTGACACCTCCGTCACGCCGAGGGGCCGtcacagccccagccccggggctCCCTCGCTGCCGGGACCGGCTCTGATGGGACGCTGGGGGGAAGCGGGGACGGCAGCAGCCCCGTCCAAGTGACCCTCTGCCACGGCAGGGACACGTGGGGCGGTGGTGGCACCACGCGGCTCTCCAGCCTCGAGCTGGCAGCAGGCTCTGGTGGAGGCGGACAGGGGGAACTGCTGCCGTCGTGCCGGCGCCTTCCTGGCCTCGCGGTTCCTCTGCTTTGCCTCGTGCGAGGGGGGAAACCTGCCCTCTGCCCCAGCCACCCACACTCGCTCCCCACGGCCCGTCCCCATTTTCAGTCTCCATGCCCGCTCTACACAACCAGTCCTCATGCCTCGTTCTCATTCCTGGTTCCCGTGACAGATCCTCATTCCCGGTCCTCACGTCTGGTTCCCACACTTGGTCCTCATGCCCAGGCCCCATGCTTGGTCCCCATACCCACTCCTCATGTATGGTCCTCATGCCCAGTCCCCATGGCTGGTCCTCTTGGCTGGTCCTCCTGGCTACTCGCCACTTCTGGGCCTCGTGCCCAGTCCCCATGCCTGGTCCCTGTGCCAAGTGCCCGTGGTTGGTCCTCATGTCTGGTCCTCCTACCTGGTCCCCATGACTGGTCCCAGTGGCTGATCCTCATGCCCAGTCCCCATGTCTGGTCCCCATGCCTGGTCCTGATGGCTGGTCTTCATGCCCGGTCCCCATGCTTTGTCCCAACGCCTGGTCCCGATGGCTGGTCCTTCAGCCTCGGCCCCGTGCCTGGTCCTGCCCAGTCCCCATGGCCAGTTCCCTCAGCTGGCCCTCATGCCTGGTCCCCAGGGCAGGTCCCCGTGGCAGGTCCCCATGCCTGGTCCCCATGGCTTTCCCCTACGCCCGGTCGCCCTGCGCAGTCCCACCgctgccagggctgctgtgaGGCCACCCCCGCCGCCCCGTCCCCCATCCTCGCAGGGTGCCTCCCCCGGGGCCAGGGATGCTCCCCGAATCCCTTAACCCCGGGAAAGGCTCCGCGGTGCTGGAGAAGCCAAAGgaaattgtttctctttctccctcctccccccgccgcccctttgcctttcttctcctctctctgtgtttctaattcttttcctctccaataATGAGGGGATTACAAGGAAAACTCCAGCAGGACGCCTTTGTAGGGAGACAATCCGAGTGGGGAAGGCAGTTCCCGTCTTTGTCCATCCCCAGACCCCCCCGGCCCCTGCGCTGGAGGGACATTTAGAGCAATTACTTGTCCAGAAAGTAACTGTCAATCATTCTTAAAGGGGAAGGCCTCCAATTAATAACCTCGTCTTAATCCTTTGGACTCATTTCCAATCTGCGGGGCCCGGTGACATCTGCAACACTAAATAAAGATTCTCCCGAGCCTTAGCGCCGCGGTTCTGTGACAAATAAGAAGACTAGAGGGAACTTTGGCTGCCAAGCTGCAAGATTGGTGAGGTTGAGCCGCTTGTTTGGTTCCCAGGAGGGACCGTCAAAGTTAAATACTCCTGGAAAATCCAAGTTGGGCCCAGCAGGTAACGGCGTTTTATGCGAATTCGGGGGCAGGCGCGTCCGAGGGAAGCGCGCGTCTCCGGAGGGAGAGGCCTGGGCTGCGGCCGGGGGGGAGAGGAGCCTGGGAGCGGGGGCCCCCGAAAGCCCCGGGCGCTTCCTCACGGCTTCCTTCCCTTGCTCGAAATGCAAAAGATCGtttcaaaaagccaaaaaaaaaaaaaaaaaggcaaaattatcAATTTGGCTAAAAGCCTCATCGTCCCGAAAGCGAGGGGCGCCGAGGAGGGATAACGTTATTTATTCGTCCCCAGcgtttgctgctttttattttttttattttattttattttatttttgcaccGCTCAGCCTGGGCTCCTTGCTGCGTTCGTTCATTTTGGGGCATTTAACAACGGGAAAAAGCCCCCCCGCTCCTTTTAAAACTGCAGAGGGGGGAAAAGTGCGTctaagagcagagcagaagagaggcaaatcccccggcgccgccggcccttGGCAGTCCCCGCTCCGTTCTGAAAGCCGAGGTGCTCGACCCCCCCCCCGGAGTTGCCCCAGAGTGACCCCCACGGGCGCAGGGGACGCGGCCGGCCCTGCCCGTTGCAGCAGCCGACGGTTTTC
This sequence is a window from Rhea pennata isolate bPtePen1 chromosome 27, bPtePen1.pri, whole genome shotgun sequence. Protein-coding genes within it:
- the LOC134151613 gene encoding complexin-4-like — encoded protein: MATFFTTALKSFRGTEEEPKEPPKDGKAATLPNGMAREEFEEYQRQLLEEKIERDKAFAHKKAERATVRMHLRDKYRLAQDERDDAQLHVAGGSVELPEELAAMVRSEEEEEEEEDGVLSFLTKLREVDFQALRGRAQDTVEEVKEKCSMM